One stretch of Numidum massiliense DNA includes these proteins:
- a CDS encoding acyl-CoA thioesterase — translation MSEVSLTEVRVRYQETDQMGVVYHSNYFVWFEVGRTALIRERGSSYRELEEKGIVLPVIEANCQYKAPARFEDVIRIETSVGELTPAKVRFDYRVVRDDGKLLAVGHTLHMWVDQAMKPFNFKRKWPHIYALLAGEDPAEQQWRQR, via the coding sequence GTGAGCGAAGTTTCTTTAACAGAAGTACGCGTGCGTTACCAAGAAACCGATCAGATGGGTGTCGTTTACCACAGCAACTACTTCGTCTGGTTTGAAGTCGGGCGCACGGCACTCATACGTGAGCGGGGATCGTCTTACCGCGAGTTAGAAGAAAAGGGGATAGTCCTGCCGGTTATTGAGGCAAACTGTCAGTATAAAGCGCCCGCGCGTTTTGAGGACGTCATTCGCATTGAAACGTCGGTCGGTGAACTGACGCCAGCTAAAGTTCGTTTCGACTACCGCGTCGTCCGCGACGACGGAAAACTGCTAGCAGTCGGTCACACGTTGCACATGTGGGTCGACCAAGCGATGAAGCCTTTCAATTTTAAGCGCAAATGGCCGCACATTTACGCCCTGTTAGCGGGCGAAGATCCCGCAGAACAACAATGGAGACAGCGTTAA
- a CDS encoding acetyl-CoA carboxylase carboxyltransferase subunit alpha: MASPLKFELPLIELQKKIEELTAYAAGNRTPDLSEEIARLQERYDHLEREIYDNLTPWQKVQIVRHAERPTSLDYIRYIFTDFVELHGDRMFGDDLAIVGGIGKLEGLPVTVIGHQKGQDTKDNIRRNFGMPHPEGYRKALRLMQQADKFERPIITLIDTPGAYPGKGAEERNQSAAIAENIRAMAGFNVPIVCVVTGEGSSGGALGIGVGDAIMLLEHAYYSVIAPESAASILWKDVTKAEQAAESLKISAEHVVNLGVGDRIISEVRGGAHKDPQRQATFIKEALLEALPRLLAEDADQLREKRYEKFKKMGKISVLA, encoded by the coding sequence ATGGCCAGCCCACTAAAGTTTGAACTTCCTCTAATTGAATTACAAAAAAAGATCGAGGAGTTGACCGCGTACGCCGCGGGGAATCGCACACCTGATCTAAGTGAAGAGATTGCGAGGTTGCAAGAGCGGTACGACCACTTAGAACGTGAGATATACGACAATTTGACGCCGTGGCAAAAAGTTCAGATCGTCCGCCACGCGGAACGGCCGACTTCATTGGACTATATTCGATACATTTTTACTGACTTTGTCGAGTTGCACGGCGACCGCATGTTTGGCGACGATTTGGCCATTGTCGGCGGAATCGGTAAATTGGAAGGGCTCCCGGTCACCGTCATCGGTCACCAAAAAGGGCAAGATACGAAAGACAACATCAGGCGTAACTTTGGGATGCCGCATCCGGAAGGCTATCGGAAGGCGCTGCGCTTAATGCAGCAGGCGGACAAGTTTGAACGGCCGATTATTACGTTGATCGACACGCCCGGCGCCTATCCCGGCAAAGGGGCGGAAGAGCGAAACCAGAGCGCGGCAATTGCCGAAAACATTCGCGCGATGGCTGGCTTTAACGTGCCGATCGTCTGTGTCGTCACCGGGGAAGGTTCAAGTGGCGGCGCACTCGGCATCGGAGTCGGCGATGCGATCATGCTCCTCGAACACGCGTATTACTCCGTGATCGCCCCGGAATCGGCGGCTTCGATCTTGTGGAAAGATGTGACGAAAGCAGAACAAGCCGCGGAATCACTTAAAATAAGTGCGGAACACGTGGTAAACTTAGGAGTAGGGGATCGCATTATTTCCGAAGTACGCGGCGGGGCACACAAAGACCCACAGCGACAAGCCACATTCATAAAAGAAGCATTACTGGAGGCCCTCCCCCGCTTGCTCGCCGAAGACGCGGATCAATTACGCGAAAAACGATACGAGAAGTTTAAAAAAATGGGTAAAATATCGGTATTAGCTTGA
- the pyk gene encoding pyruvate kinase encodes MRKTKIVCTIGPASEDLNVLKQLLQAGCNVCRLNFSHGNHEEHAQRIARIRQAARETGKTVAILLDTKGPEIRTGDLQEPAVELESGKQIVLTTEQILGDAARVSVSYEGLAGDLTVGATVLIDDGLIELEVREINGTEITCKILNGGTLKSRKGVNVPGVSVQLPGITEKDAADILFGIEQGVDFIAASFVRKASDVLEIRKLLEEHGADIDIISKIENHEGVANLEEILEVSDGLMVARGDLGVEIPAEEVPLVQKDMITLCNKFNKPVITATQMLDSMERNPRPTRAEASDVANAIFDGTDAVMLSGETAAGKYPIQAVETMARIATRTEEGLQYSHFLRRWQEEKHVTITDSISQAIVTVSHDLDCTAIITSTESGYTARMVSKYRPHADIVAVTPHERVKRKLTLVWGVTPLQGDAVRSTDNMFTNAVDASVKHGYIAHGDLVVITGGVPVGRSGTTNLMKVHVVGDVTLKGQGIGQQIVTGNVVVANTLDDYRKKATKGAIIVTTATDRDMMAWFEEAAAVIAEEGGLTSHAAIVGLNLGIPVIVDVERATSVLQDGMVVTVDAARGHIYSGRAKIL; translated from the coding sequence GTGCGTAAAACAAAAATCGTATGCACGATCGGCCCTGCGAGCGAGGATTTAAACGTACTTAAACAATTGCTGCAAGCAGGCTGTAACGTTTGCCGATTGAATTTTTCCCACGGGAACCACGAGGAACACGCGCAGCGGATCGCCCGCATCAGGCAGGCAGCTCGCGAGACGGGTAAAACGGTCGCTATTTTATTAGATACGAAAGGCCCGGAAATTCGGACAGGCGACTTGCAAGAACCGGCCGTCGAACTGGAAAGCGGCAAGCAAATCGTGTTGACGACGGAACAAATTTTAGGTGACGCCGCACGCGTCAGCGTGTCGTACGAAGGGCTGGCTGGCGACCTGACAGTCGGTGCGACGGTGTTAATTGACGACGGACTCATCGAGCTCGAAGTGCGGGAGATTAACGGTACCGAAATAACGTGTAAAATTTTAAACGGTGGAACGTTAAAAAGCCGCAAAGGAGTCAACGTCCCCGGGGTGAGTGTCCAACTGCCGGGCATTACCGAGAAAGATGCCGCAGATATTTTGTTCGGTATTGAGCAAGGCGTCGACTTCATCGCCGCGTCGTTCGTGCGTAAAGCGAGTGACGTGCTTGAAATCCGCAAGTTGTTGGAAGAACACGGTGCCGACATCGACATCATCTCTAAAATCGAAAACCACGAAGGAGTCGCGAATTTAGAGGAAATCCTCGAAGTGTCTGACGGCTTAATGGTCGCACGCGGCGATTTAGGCGTCGAAATACCGGCCGAAGAAGTCCCGCTCGTGCAAAAAGATATGATTACGCTGTGCAACAAGTTCAACAAACCGGTCATTACAGCGACGCAAATGCTCGATTCGATGGAGCGCAACCCGCGCCCGACGCGCGCCGAAGCGAGTGACGTCGCGAACGCCATTTTTGACGGGACCGATGCGGTCATGTTGTCGGGGGAAACCGCGGCGGGGAAATATCCAATCCAAGCGGTGGAAACGATGGCGCGCATCGCTACACGTACGGAAGAAGGGTTGCAGTACAGTCACTTTTTACGGCGGTGGCAAGAAGAGAAACACGTGACGATCACCGATTCGATTAGTCAGGCGATCGTGACCGTTTCCCACGATTTAGACTGTACGGCAATCATTACCTCGACGGAAAGTGGCTATACGGCGCGCATGGTTTCGAAGTATCGCCCGCACGCAGACATTGTCGCGGTTACGCCGCACGAAAGGGTCAAACGGAAACTGACGCTCGTCTGGGGCGTCACGCCGTTGCAAGGGGATGCGGTTCGCTCGACAGATAACATGTTTACGAACGCGGTAGATGCGTCGGTGAAACACGGTTACATCGCACACGGCGATCTCGTCGTCATTACCGGGGGCGTGCCCGTCGGTCGCTCCGGAACGACGAACTTAATGAAAGTACACGTCGTCGGCGACGTCACGTTAAAGGGGCAAGGGATCGGACAACAAATCGTGACGGGGAACGTCGTCGTCGCGAATACGTTGGACGACTACCGCAAAAAGGCAACGAAGGGCGCGATCATCGTGACGACCGCGACCGACCGCGATATGATGGCGTGGTTTGAAGAGGCGGCAGCCGTCATTGCCGAGGAAGGCGGCTTAACGTCCCACGCGGCGATCGTCGGGCTGAACTTAGGCATTCCGGTCATCGTCGACGTCGAGCGGGCGACAAGTGTTCTGCAAGACGGCATGGTTGTCACGGTCGATGCAGCGCGCGGACATATTTATTCTGGACGGGCAAAAATTTTATAG
- a CDS encoding FxsA family protein, protein MFFRIAVISLIVIPIIEIWGILQVGKWIGPLPTILTLIATSVLGGYLAKRQGTEVIRLAQLQIGRGQLPGEAILDGACILAGGVLLLTPGFFTDIVGFFLVIPFTRGLLKLWLRNWLDKLIRDGKVITIRRY, encoded by the coding sequence GTGTTTTTTCGTATCGCCGTCATTTCGTTGATCGTCATTCCGATTATCGAAATATGGGGGATTTTGCAAGTCGGTAAGTGGATCGGGCCGTTGCCGACTATTCTCACTCTAATCGCCACGAGTGTGCTCGGCGGGTACCTCGCCAAGCGACAAGGAACCGAAGTGATTCGCTTAGCGCAGCTGCAGATCGGACGCGGGCAGTTGCCGGGGGAAGCTATTTTGGACGGTGCATGCATTTTGGCGGGCGGAGTGTTGCTTTTGACCCCAGGATTCTTCACTGACATCGTCGGGTTTTTCCTCGTCATCCCGTTTACGCGTGGCCTTCTCAAGCTGTGGCTGCGAAACTGGTTGGACAAACTAATTCGCGACGGAAAAGTGATTACCATTCGCCGTTACTAG
- a CDS encoding response regulator transcription factor gives MDKRVLVVDDEPAIVKLVAYNLEKAGYTVDTADDGQTALEKVAVNKPDLVVLDWMLPELDGLEVCKRLRQGGMNVPIIMLTAKDDEFDKVLGLEIGADDYLTKPFSPRELVARVKAIFRLLAQKGEGLGAAHVQDTPNEQLAFGPLILDLEGYECYLRDERLELTPKEFELLVYLATHRGKVLSRDQLLNAVWNYDFVGDTRIVDVHVSHLREKIETNTRKPEFIKTVRGIGYKFEGPPAQ, from the coding sequence ATGGACAAGCGGGTGTTAGTCGTCGACGATGAGCCAGCCATTGTGAAACTGGTCGCTTATAATCTAGAAAAAGCGGGCTACACCGTCGATACAGCCGATGACGGGCAAACCGCGCTCGAAAAAGTTGCCGTGAACAAACCGGATCTCGTCGTGTTGGACTGGATGCTGCCCGAGCTCGACGGGTTAGAAGTGTGTAAACGGCTGCGGCAAGGTGGAATGAACGTACCGATCATCATGTTGACCGCGAAAGACGATGAGTTTGATAAAGTGCTTGGCCTCGAAATAGGTGCGGACGACTATTTGACGAAACCGTTTAGCCCACGGGAGCTCGTAGCGCGCGTGAAGGCGATCTTTCGCCTGCTGGCACAAAAAGGTGAGGGACTAGGGGCGGCACACGTACAAGACACGCCGAACGAGCAGCTCGCCTTCGGGCCGCTCATCCTCGACTTAGAAGGGTATGAATGCTACTTGCGCGATGAACGGCTCGAATTGACCCCGAAGGAATTCGAGTTACTCGTCTATTTGGCGACGCACCGCGGGAAAGTCCTGTCGCGCGACCAACTGCTTAACGCAGTGTGGAACTACGATTTTGTCGGCGACACGCGCATTGTCGACGTGCACGTGAGCCACTTGCGCGAGAAGATCGAAACGAACACGCGCAAGCCGGAATTTATTAAAACGGTGCGCGGCATCGGCTATAAGTTCGAAGGACCCCCGGCACAATGA
- a CDS encoding citrate/2-methylcitrate synthase, with protein sequence MTATKGLEGVVAVTSGISSIIDGVLTYRGINIDSLAEHASFEEVLYLLWHGELPNRAQLDDLRTQLIENADIPAEMVTQIKSYPKSANPMAVLRSLVSALALYDDEAEDLSRDANFRKALRVTAKMPTLVTAFNHYRHGREYVKPKAGYTFAQNFLYMLNGQEPSSTAVEAIDKALVLHADHELNASTFASRVTTATLSDLYSAITTAIGTLKGPLHGGANEQVMVLLEEIGSIDRAEEVIKAKLAAKEKIMGFGHRVYKDGDPRAKHLQKMSKQLAELTENPTWYDMSTKVEQIVTGEKGLKPNVDFYSASVYTYLGIERDLFTPIFAISRVSGWTAHVLEQYDNNRLIRPRAEYVGHGNRPYVPLNERP encoded by the coding sequence ATGACTGCCACTAAAGGACTTGAAGGTGTTGTCGCCGTTACATCGGGTATAAGCTCCATTATTGACGGTGTACTTACATATCGGGGGATTAACATTGACAGTTTAGCTGAACACGCTTCGTTTGAAGAAGTGCTGTACTTGTTGTGGCACGGCGAACTGCCGAACCGCGCCCAGCTCGACGACTTGCGCACGCAGTTAATCGAAAATGCCGATATTCCAGCAGAAATGGTCACCCAAATAAAGTCTTACCCCAAATCGGCCAATCCGATGGCCGTTCTCAGAAGCTTAGTGTCCGCCTTAGCGCTATACGACGATGAAGCAGAAGATTTGTCCCGCGACGCTAATTTCCGCAAAGCGCTGCGCGTCACCGCGAAAATGCCGACACTCGTCACCGCCTTCAACCACTATCGCCACGGTCGCGAGTATGTGAAACCGAAAGCAGGTTATACGTTTGCACAAAACTTTTTGTACATGTTAAACGGCCAGGAGCCGAGTTCTACAGCCGTTGAAGCCATTGATAAAGCGCTCGTGCTGCACGCCGATCACGAGTTAAATGCTTCCACATTCGCCTCGCGCGTCACGACCGCTACCTTGTCTGATCTTTACTCCGCGATTACGACAGCGATCGGCACACTGAAAGGACCGCTGCACGGGGGCGCTAACGAACAAGTGATGGTGCTGTTAGAAGAAATCGGATCGATCGATCGCGCCGAAGAAGTGATTAAAGCAAAATTAGCAGCGAAGGAAAAGATTATGGGCTTCGGGCACCGCGTGTACAAAGATGGCGACCCGCGGGCGAAGCATTTGCAAAAAATGTCAAAGCAACTCGCCGAACTAACTGAAAACCCGACGTGGTACGATATGTCGACGAAGGTCGAGCAAATCGTCACTGGGGAAAAAGGGCTTAAACCGAATGTCGACTTTTATTCCGCGTCCGTCTACACGTACTTAGGCATTGAACGCGATTTATTTACGCCAATTTTTGCTATTAGCCGCGTATCTGGCTGGACGGCGCACGTACTCGAGCAGTACGACAACAACCGCCTCATTCGCCCCCGTGCCGAGTATGTCGGACACGGCAACCGGCCGTACGTGCCGCTAAACGAGCGTCCATAA
- the icd gene encoding isocitrate dehydrogenase (NADP(+)) — protein MAANFKKYDLPTEGQPITIEDGKLNVPDQPIIPFIEGDGTGPDIWAATSRVLDSAVEKAYGGKKKLAWYEIYAGEKAYHTFGEWLPEDTLEAIREYIVAIKGPLTTPIGGGFRSLNVTLRQELDLYACVRPVRWFQGVPSPVTRPQDTDMVIFRENTEDVYSGIEWEANSAEANKVIDFLKTELKANIRDASGIGIKPISEFGTKRLVAKAIEHAIQNNRKSVTLVHKGNIMKFTEGAFKQWGYEVAKERFGDVTITEDELWNKYDGKQPEGTVVIKDRIADIMFQLAMLRPKEFDVLATMNLNGDYLSDALAAQVGGIGIAPGANIADHLALFEATHGTAPKYAGQDKVNPGSLILSGVLMLEYLGWQEAAKLIYDSMDRTIADKFVTYDFARQMDGATELKCSQFADKLIENL, from the coding sequence ATGGCTGCTAACTTTAAGAAATACGACTTGCCGACTGAAGGACAACCGATTACGATCGAGGACGGTAAACTGAACGTGCCCGATCAGCCGATCATTCCGTTTATCGAAGGGGACGGTACAGGGCCGGACATTTGGGCCGCCACTTCGCGCGTGTTAGACAGTGCCGTTGAAAAAGCGTACGGCGGGAAAAAGAAGCTCGCTTGGTACGAAATTTATGCTGGTGAAAAAGCGTATCACACGTTCGGCGAGTGGTTGCCCGAAGATACGCTGGAAGCGATCCGCGAATACATTGTCGCCATTAAAGGCCCGCTCACGACGCCGATCGGCGGCGGCTTTCGCAGCCTAAACGTGACGCTGCGGCAGGAGTTAGACTTGTACGCCTGCGTGCGCCCTGTGCGCTGGTTCCAAGGCGTACCCTCCCCAGTCACCCGTCCACAAGATACGGATATGGTCATTTTCCGGGAAAACACGGAAGACGTCTACTCCGGCATCGAGTGGGAAGCGAACTCGGCGGAAGCGAACAAAGTCATCGACTTTTTAAAAACCGAATTAAAGGCGAACATTCGCGACGCTTCCGGGATCGGCATTAAACCGATTAGCGAATTCGGCACGAAGCGGTTAGTGGCGAAAGCGATCGAACACGCCATCCAAAACAACCGTAAGAGCGTAACCCTCGTACACAAAGGGAACATTATGAAATTCACCGAAGGTGCGTTTAAACAGTGGGGCTACGAAGTCGCGAAAGAACGGTTCGGCGACGTGACGATTACGGAAGACGAGCTGTGGAATAAGTACGACGGCAAGCAACCGGAAGGTACGGTCGTCATTAAAGACCGGATCGCCGACATTATGTTCCAGTTGGCTATGCTTCGTCCGAAAGAATTTGACGTGCTCGCGACGATGAACTTGAACGGCGACTACTTGTCCGATGCGCTCGCGGCTCAAGTCGGCGGCATCGGCATCGCCCCCGGGGCGAACATCGCCGACCACTTGGCGCTGTTCGAAGCGACGCACGGCACTGCGCCGAAATATGCGGGACAAGATAAAGTAAACCCTGGCTCGCTCATCCTGTCCGGCGTGCTCATGTTGGAATACCTCGGTTGGCAAGAAGCAGCTAAGCTCATTTACGACTCAATGGACCGCACGATTGCGGACAAGTTTGTGACATACGACTTCGCGCGGCAAATGGACGGCGCGACGGAATTGAAGTGCTCGCAGTTCGCAGACAAACTCATCGAAAATCTATAG
- the pfkA gene encoding 6-phosphofructokinase: MKRIAVLTSGGDAPGMNAAVRAVVRKAVYCGCDVWGIYRGYHGLMNDNFKQMDLGSVGDIIHRGGTMLYSARSDEYRTKEGQDRAYANLAKRGIDGLVVIGGDGSFRGALHLADRGMKVIGVPGTIDNDIACTDFTIGFDTAVNTAIEAIDKIRDTATSHERTYVIEVMGRDAGDIALWAGLSGGAESILIPEQAFEMDELVERLKRGHKRGKKHSIILVAEGVGSGFTIGEKIKEMTGFETRVTVLGHLQRGGSPTALDRVLASRMGAKAVDLLLEGQERKMVGIRGKEIVSVDIEEAINHKHNIDLSMYELAGVLAI; the protein is encoded by the coding sequence ATGAAGCGCATTGCCGTATTGACAAGTGGCGGGGACGCGCCAGGTATGAACGCGGCTGTACGCGCCGTCGTACGTAAGGCTGTTTATTGCGGATGCGACGTTTGGGGTATTTATCGCGGGTACCACGGGCTGATGAACGACAACTTTAAGCAGATGGATTTAGGATCGGTCGGCGACATCATTCACCGCGGCGGCACGATGCTGTACAGTGCCCGATCCGACGAGTACCGTACGAAGGAAGGACAAGACCGTGCGTACGCGAACTTGGCCAAACGAGGGATCGACGGCCTCGTCGTCATTGGGGGCGACGGCTCGTTTCGCGGCGCGTTGCATCTCGCGGATCGCGGGATGAAAGTGATCGGCGTGCCGGGAACGATCGACAACGACATCGCCTGCACCGACTTTACGATCGGCTTCGACACGGCTGTCAATACAGCGATCGAGGCGATCGATAAAATACGCGATACCGCGACTTCTCACGAGCGTACGTACGTCATCGAAGTGATGGGACGAGACGCTGGTGATATCGCACTGTGGGCTGGTCTGTCAGGTGGTGCGGAATCGATCTTAATTCCGGAGCAGGCGTTTGAGATGGACGAGCTCGTCGAGCGCTTAAAACGTGGCCATAAGCGCGGGAAGAAACATAGCATAATACTCGTTGCCGAAGGGGTAGGTAGCGGATTTACGATCGGCGAAAAAATTAAAGAAATGACTGGCTTTGAGACGCGGGTCACCGTGCTCGGCCACTTGCAGCGCGGTGGGTCGCCGACCGCACTAGACCGCGTATTGGCCAGTCGTATGGGCGCTAAGGCCGTCGACTTACTGTTAGAGGGCCAAGAGCGGAAGATGGTTGGCATTCGCGGCAAAGAGATCGTCAGTGTCGATATTGAGGAAGCGATCAACCACAAACATAACATCGATCTCTCGATGTACGAATTAGCCGGCGTTTTGGCGATATAA
- the mdh gene encoding malate dehydrogenase, whose translation MAFSRRKISVVGAGFTGATTALMLAQKELGDVVLVDIPQLENPTKGKALDMLESCPVQGVDVRITGTSDYKHTANSDLVIITAGVARKPGMSRDDLVNTNAGIMKQVTKSVVEHSPDTYILVLSNPADAMTYTAFKESGFPKNRVFGQSGVLDTARFRTFVAEALNVSVEDVNGFVLGGHGDDMVPMLRYSYAGGIPLEKLLSKEELDAIVERTRKGGGEIVNLLGNGSAYYAPAASLVEMAEALLKDKKRILPAIAYLEGEYGFEDMYLGVPTVIGGNGIEKVLELDLTDEERDLLAKSAESVQKVLAIVK comes from the coding sequence ATGGCTTTTAGTCGTCGTAAAATATCAGTCGTCGGCGCTGGATTCACGGGAGCGACAACAGCGTTAATGCTCGCGCAAAAAGAACTCGGGGACGTCGTGTTAGTCGACATCCCGCAGCTGGAAAACCCGACGAAAGGGAAAGCGCTGGACATGTTAGAATCGTGCCCGGTGCAAGGGGTTGACGTCCGCATTACCGGAACGAGCGATTACAAGCACACGGCCAATTCCGACCTCGTCATCATCACTGCCGGTGTAGCCCGCAAGCCGGGTATGTCGCGCGACGACTTAGTAAACACGAACGCAGGCATTATGAAGCAGGTCACGAAATCGGTCGTCGAACATTCGCCAGACACGTACATTTTAGTGTTGTCTAACCCGGCCGACGCGATGACGTACACCGCGTTCAAGGAGTCCGGCTTCCCGAAAAACCGCGTGTTCGGGCAATCGGGCGTGTTAGATACGGCGCGCTTCCGCACGTTCGTCGCCGAAGCGTTGAACGTGTCGGTCGAAGACGTGAACGGTTTCGTCTTAGGCGGACACGGCGACGACATGGTACCGATGTTGCGCTACTCGTACGCCGGCGGCATCCCGCTGGAAAAATTGCTCTCCAAAGAGGAGTTGGACGCGATTGTCGAGCGCACGCGTAAAGGTGGCGGCGAAATCGTCAACTTGCTCGGCAACGGCAGTGCGTACTACGCGCCTGCAGCTTCGCTCGTAGAAATGGCTGAGGCGCTGTTGAAAGACAAAAAGCGCATTTTACCGGCCATCGCCTACTTGGAAGGCGAATACGGCTTTGAGGACATGTACCTCGGCGTACCGACGGTCATCGGCGGCAACGGCATCGAGAAAGTGCTGGAACTCGATTTAACCGACGAAGAGCGCGACTTGCTCGCTAAGTCGGCCGAATCGGTTCAAAAAGTGCTCGCCATCGTGAAGTGA
- the ytvI gene encoding sporulation integral membrane protein YtvI, whose amino-acid sequence MNPDRLEQLFQTLGIIWRTLLVLLVVGGSFVLLRYTIPLIYPFIIAWLIALAIEPFVRFLEKRCHIPRWGGTTLSLLFFLGALSALITVAVIRIVNESTRLVQFIQANINTFSASVADWFSNRASAFTQLEQAIEHSLKQLQHLTGGTQAVPIADSVQKSLQSLAEFITGLITAFISFLGSFLGNLPFILTVLVVISLGSFFISKNWPKLHAHGRRLLPNVVQDSGGAVITDLKKALVGFVRAQLTLVTLTAIIVLVGLMVLQVNYALTLALIIGFVDLLPYIGVGAVMIPWVIYLFIAGNYSLAIGLSVLYTVIIVVRQLLEPKVYASNIGLDPLVTLLAIFVGLQLFGVLGLIIGPTAMVILNALYRARVFHDTFAYIAGDKKT is encoded by the coding sequence TTGAATCCCGACAGATTGGAGCAACTTTTTCAGACGCTCGGCATCATCTGGCGGACGCTGCTCGTCCTACTTGTCGTAGGCGGCAGTTTCGTTCTGTTACGCTACACGATCCCGTTAATTTACCCGTTTATCATCGCATGGCTCATCGCACTGGCGATTGAACCGTTTGTCCGCTTTTTGGAAAAGCGCTGCCACATTCCTCGCTGGGGCGGAACAACGCTGTCGCTGTTGTTTTTTTTAGGTGCCCTGTCAGCCCTCATTACGGTAGCCGTCATTCGCATCGTTAACGAATCGACGCGCCTCGTGCAGTTTATTCAAGCGAACATTAACACGTTCAGCGCAAGTGTCGCCGATTGGTTCAGCAACCGCGCCTCCGCTTTCACCCAACTGGAACAAGCGATTGAGCACTCACTCAAGCAGTTGCAACACTTGACCGGAGGCACCCAAGCCGTTCCGATTGCCGACAGTGTGCAAAAAAGTTTACAGTCGCTCGCCGAATTCATAACTGGCTTGATCACCGCCTTTATTTCCTTTTTGGGCAGCTTCTTGGGCAATTTACCGTTTATTCTCACCGTGCTCGTCGTCATCAGTTTGGGCAGTTTTTTTATTAGTAAAAACTGGCCAAAACTTCACGCGCACGGGCGGCGGTTATTGCCGAATGTCGTCCAAGATAGCGGTGGTGCTGTCATCACCGATTTAAAAAAGGCGCTTGTCGGCTTCGTCCGCGCCCAGTTGACACTCGTAACGTTGACGGCGATTATCGTGCTCGTCGGGCTCATGGTGCTACAGGTGAACTACGCCCTCACGTTAGCTCTCATTATCGGGTTCGTCGATTTGCTCCCTTACATCGGCGTCGGCGCGGTCATGATCCCGTGGGTCATCTACTTGTTCATCGCCGGTAACTATTCACTCGCCATCGGTCTGTCCGTACTATACACGGTCATCATCGTCGTACGGCAACTGCTGGAGCCTAAAGTATACGCCTCCAACATCGGGCTCGACCCCCTCGTCACACTCCTCGCCATTTTCGTTGGCCTACAACTGTTTGGCGTCCTCGGCCTGATCATCGGCCCGACGGCGATGGTCATCTTAAACGCCCTTTATCGGGCACGAGTCTTCCACGACACGTTCGCCTACATTGCCGGCGATAAAAAGACATAG